One region of Mangifera indica cultivar Alphonso chromosome 3, CATAS_Mindica_2.1, whole genome shotgun sequence genomic DNA includes:
- the LOC123211736 gene encoding BTB/POZ domain-containing protein At3g05675 isoform X2: MPILARIQPVDARATKNVLVSAIRFATSIGGSCPPFDDNLRTSAQEQVEYMLAADADTPLITSDDEVKSVVKMGLSKICSSFEKELSSLLLESDLTSETAEDKIRQCLLDIEWMSNILPKMDLMKEFVTNWTEISDKILGVIEDKKLDSSMWALKLKVIELTGKVLDAVGYGSVILPAPCRVKLLKTWLPYIRKMKPLLELKSSKEVEFPHKMDEDLCGNIEEAIVQLVLALPSNDQAEILTDWMKTEQVKYPDLSEAFEVWCFRTKSAKRRLLEGGLDRVGNATLSL, from the coding sequence ATGCCTATATTAGCCAGGATCCAACCTGTAGATGCAAGGGCTACAAAGAATGTTCTTGTTTCAGCAATTCGTTTTGCCACTTCCATTGGTGGATCATGTCCGCCATTTGATGACAATCTTAGAACATCTGCTCAAGAACAAGTCGAATACATGCTAGCAGCAGATGCTGACACCCCATTAATTACATCTGATGATGAGGTAAAATCAGTAGTGAAAATGGGtctttctaaaatttgttcTTCATTTGAAAAGGAATTGTCTTCCCTGCTTTTGGAGTCTGATCTCACATCCGAGACAGCCGAGGATAAAATAAGGCAGTGTCTTTTGGATATTGAATGGATGTCCAACATACTTCCGAAGATGGATTTGATGAAGGAATTTGTTACAAATTGGACTGAAATCTCTGATAAAATATTGGGGGTTATTGAAGACAAGAAACTTGATTCTTCCATGTGGGCATTGAAATTAAAGGTAATAGAATTGACGGGAAAAGTCTTGGATGCAGTTGGTTATGGTAGTGTGATACTCCCAGCACCATGCCGAGTAAAACTGCTAAAGACATGGCTAccttatataagaaaaatgaagcCCCTTCTGGAATTGAAGAGTAGCAAGGAGGTAGAGTTCCCTCACAAGATGGACGAAGACCTCTGCGGGAACATAGAGGAAGCAATCGTCCAGCTAGTACTGGCATTACCATCAAACGATCAAGCTGAAATACTAACAGACTGGATGAAAACTGAGCAGGTAAAGTATCCGGACTTGAGCGAAGCCTTTGAAGTGTGGTGTTTTAGAACCAAGTCAGCCAAGAGAAGATTGCTAGAAGGAGGATTGGATAGAGTTGGCAATGCCACCCTTAGCCTTTGa
- the LOC123211736 gene encoding BTB/POZ domain-containing protein At3g05675 isoform X1, which translates to MDIIMAEKPYKLGDQNTSDIVVQLRNYEGRPERFYSHSFILINKSKFFADKLSCLDSGASIEIQCSKSNYDYHVKLLRLLYLPIEAFWDSLDTVKSAIGILQVAVGFGCEEIAKACVQYLEAIPWEDKEEEEILKTVSKLGPIAMPILARIQPVDARATKNVLVSAIRFATSIGGSCPPFDDNLRTSAQEQVEYMLAADADTPLITSDDEVKSVVKMGLSKICSSFEKELSSLLLESDLTSETAEDKIRQCLLDIEWMSNILPKMDLMKEFVTNWTEISDKILGVIEDKKLDSSMWALKLKVIELTGKVLDAVGYGSVILPAPCRVKLLKTWLPYIRKMKPLLELKSSKEVEFPHKMDEDLCGNIEEAIVQLVLALPSNDQAEILTDWMKTEQVKYPDLSEAFEVWCFRTKSAKRRLLEGGLDRVGNATLSL; encoded by the coding sequence ATGGACATTATTATGGCGGAGAAGCCCTATAAACTTGGTGACCAGAATACTAGTGATATTGTTGTACAGTTGAGAAATTATGAAGGAAGACCTGAAAGGTTCTACTCTCACTCATTCATTCTTATAAATAAGAGCAAATTCTTTGCTGATAAGCTGTCCTGTCTGGACTCTGGCGCATCTATTGAAATTCAGTGCTCAAAGTCCAATTATGATTATCATGTTAAACTTTTAAGATTGCTGTATCTCCCTATTGAGGCATTTTGGGATTCTTTGGATACTGTCAAATCTGCCATTGGTATTCTTCAGGTAGCTGTTGGTTTTGGTTGTGAAGAGATCGCAAAGGCCTGTGTTCAGTACCTGGAAGCCATTCCTTGGGAGGACAAGGAAGAGGAGGAAATTCTAAAAACAGTTTCAAAGCTGGGACCAATAGCCATGCCTATATTAGCCAGGATCCAACCTGTAGATGCAAGGGCTACAAAGAATGTTCTTGTTTCAGCAATTCGTTTTGCCACTTCCATTGGTGGATCATGTCCGCCATTTGATGACAATCTTAGAACATCTGCTCAAGAACAAGTCGAATACATGCTAGCAGCAGATGCTGACACCCCATTAATTACATCTGATGATGAGGTAAAATCAGTAGTGAAAATGGGtctttctaaaatttgttcTTCATTTGAAAAGGAATTGTCTTCCCTGCTTTTGGAGTCTGATCTCACATCCGAGACAGCCGAGGATAAAATAAGGCAGTGTCTTTTGGATATTGAATGGATGTCCAACATACTTCCGAAGATGGATTTGATGAAGGAATTTGTTACAAATTGGACTGAAATCTCTGATAAAATATTGGGGGTTATTGAAGACAAGAAACTTGATTCTTCCATGTGGGCATTGAAATTAAAGGTAATAGAATTGACGGGAAAAGTCTTGGATGCAGTTGGTTATGGTAGTGTGATACTCCCAGCACCATGCCGAGTAAAACTGCTAAAGACATGGCTAccttatataagaaaaatgaagcCCCTTCTGGAATTGAAGAGTAGCAAGGAGGTAGAGTTCCCTCACAAGATGGACGAAGACCTCTGCGGGAACATAGAGGAAGCAATCGTCCAGCTAGTACTGGCATTACCATCAAACGATCAAGCTGAAATACTAACAGACTGGATGAAAACTGAGCAGGTAAAGTATCCGGACTTGAGCGAAGCCTTTGAAGTGTGGTGTTTTAGAACCAAGTCAGCCAAGAGAAGATTGCTAGAAGGAGGATTGGATAGAGTTGGCAATGCCACCCTTAGCCTTTGa